A single genomic interval of Methylocystis sp. IM3 harbors:
- a CDS encoding inositol monophosphatase family protein, translating to MPLSESDLSAFLSRLEDVAREAGDIAMAYFRRGARTAAAISYKGGGSPVTEADFAVDRFLFERMRRLAPQAGWLSEETADTDARLSRESIVIVDPIDGTNAFTQGDERWAVSIALIESGRPTAGVVHAPARGETFTAARGLGAFLNGERLDPPARESLSGALAIAPRPLHARLSELPQNIGLAPRTPSLALRLVDIAAGRHDLVISSPNARDWDIAAADVILCEAGVALAEVEGGALTYNRSSSKRGMLVAAPKPLIEETLAIARTVSKGINWS from the coding sequence ATGCCCCTTTCCGAATCCGATCTCTCCGCCTTCCTGTCTCGCCTCGAGGATGTCGCGCGCGAAGCCGGCGACATCGCCATGGCTTATTTCAGGCGCGGCGCGCGCACGGCGGCGGCCATTTCCTACAAGGGCGGCGGCTCGCCGGTCACGGAGGCGGATTTCGCCGTCGACCGCTTCCTTTTCGAGCGGATGCGCCGCCTTGCGCCCCAGGCCGGCTGGCTTTCGGAAGAGACCGCCGACACCGACGCGCGGCTGTCGCGCGAGAGCATCGTCATCGTCGATCCCATCGACGGCACCAACGCCTTCACGCAGGGCGACGAACGCTGGGCGGTCTCCATCGCGCTCATCGAAAGCGGCCGACCCACGGCCGGCGTCGTCCACGCCCCCGCGCGGGGGGAGACCTTCACGGCCGCGCGCGGGCTGGGGGCCTTTCTGAACGGCGAGCGGCTCGACCCGCCGGCGCGGGAATCGCTTTCCGGCGCGCTGGCGATCGCGCCGCGGCCGCTTCACGCGCGCCTTTCCGAACTGCCGCAGAACATCGGGCTTGCGCCGCGCACGCCCTCCCTTGCGCTCCGGCTCGTCGACATCGCCGCCGGCCGCCATGATCTCGTCATCTCCTCGCCGAACGCCCGGGACTGGGACATCGCCGCCGCCGACGTGATTCTCTGCGAGGCCGGCGTCGCGCTCGCGGAGGTGGAGGGCGGCGCCCTCACCTACAATCGCAGTTCGTCGAAGCGCGGCATGCTGGTCGCCGCGCCCAAGCCCCTCATCGAGGAAACCCTCGCCATCGCCCGGACCGTTTCGAAAGGAATAAACTGGTCATGA
- the hdeA gene encoding acid-activated periplasmic chaperone HdeA, which produces MKLRYLVLAGAALCAQAAFADDKKPVSNWSCEEFLAVEGDIQPKVIYWATAKAKSGKPGSIVDIEGTEKVVPMVIDDCKKETSGSFMTKVKNAWRAVEADAKKVKEKL; this is translated from the coding sequence ATGAAGCTACGTTATCTCGTGCTCGCCGGGGCCGCCCTTTGCGCCCAGGCCGCCTTCGCGGACGACAAGAAGCCTGTCTCCAACTGGAGCTGCGAGGAATTTCTCGCCGTGGAAGGGGACATCCAGCCGAAGGTGATTTACTGGGCGACCGCCAAAGCCAAGAGCGGCAAGCCGGGTTCGATCGTCGACATCGAGGGAACCGAGAAGGTGGTTCCCATGGTCATCGACGATTGCAAGAAGGAGACGAGCGGCTCCTTCATGACGAAGGTCAAGAACGCCTGGCGCGCCGTCGAGGCGGACGCCAAGAAGGTGAAGGAAAAGCTGTAA
- a CDS encoding DGQHR domain-containing protein, producing the protein MDRDTLGDLADSSPFRENDAALSTAREAGASVETICEKGLVVTQGKHRFYSLVLPSDLLAATCMVEPRIENPIDGFQRLLDERRAKSIARYIDAGFGTVPGAVVLSAQARAHLTYDKDKGALTFRKDRKAFLIIDGQHRIYGFRLAKSSVSVPVVIYNRLTRAQECRLFMDINTKQRPVPNELLLDIRRLSEVETETEALLHNVFDLFHARKDSALAGLLSPAERKKGMISRVTFNAALRSIKSAFVGAPPEEVYAALNAYLRACRHGLGLHGIDDNIANPALFKALMLLFTNVAERVADRHGGKYTVGNFEEVVIPFFRRLKKSDLPRAGMTHTALYEHYSKALSAGFLLKQWLFA; encoded by the coding sequence ATGGATCGGGACACGCTGGGCGATCTCGCCGATTCCTCCCCCTTTCGTGAGAACGACGCCGCCCTTTCCACGGCCCGCGAGGCAGGCGCAAGTGTAGAGACGATCTGCGAAAAGGGGCTCGTCGTCACACAGGGCAAGCATCGTTTCTATTCGCTTGTCCTTCCGAGCGACCTCCTGGCGGCGACCTGTATGGTGGAGCCGCGTATCGAAAACCCGATCGACGGCTTTCAGCGCCTGCTCGACGAACGCCGGGCCAAATCCATTGCCCGCTATATCGACGCGGGCTTCGGCACCGTGCCGGGAGCGGTGGTTCTGTCCGCGCAGGCGCGGGCGCATCTGACCTATGACAAGGACAAAGGCGCGCTTACCTTCCGCAAGGACAGAAAGGCCTTTCTCATCATCGACGGCCAGCATCGCATCTATGGGTTCCGGCTCGCCAAATCCTCGGTGAGCGTGCCTGTCGTCATCTACAACAGGCTCACCCGGGCCCAGGAATGCCGCCTGTTCATGGACATCAACACCAAGCAGCGGCCCGTTCCAAACGAGCTGCTGCTCGACATACGCCGTCTTTCCGAGGTCGAAACGGAAACGGAGGCGCTGCTCCACAATGTCTTCGACCTCTTTCACGCGCGCAAGGACAGCGCGCTCGCGGGCCTGCTCAGCCCGGCCGAGCGCAAGAAAGGCATGATCTCGCGCGTCACCTTCAACGCCGCCCTGCGCTCCATCAAGAGCGCCTTCGTGGGCGCGCCGCCCGAGGAGGTCTATGCCGCGCTCAACGCCTATCTGCGCGCCTGCCGCCACGGACTGGGGCTGCACGGCATCGACGATAACATCGCAAATCCGGCGCTGTTCAAGGCGCTTATGCTGCTGTTCACCAATGTGGCAGAGCGCGTCGCCGACCGGCATGGCGGAAAATATACGGTCGGCAATTTTGAAGAAGTCGTCATTCCCTTCTTCCGGCGTCTCAAGAAAAGCGACTTGCCGCGCGCGGGGATGACGCATACCGCCCTGTACGAACATTACAGCAAGGCGCTCAGCGCCGGCTTTCTGCTCAAACAATGGCTCTTCGCCTGA
- a CDS encoding DUF6101 family protein — protein MFEAGQAMKSDEAFFVQRDWRADGGARRVRVTRRDILIARRFNGVDMKIAVPVPAYRGVLLDVAAGEAGAPCYRLLLAHRDRDLDVVLGETGDSTAAAADWKYWAAWLDLPRLAAENGDFAEVDAPVCGAAAPGRRGGSSVRRRRPRFLALRRSGDARRLAEVFAGEREIICYE, from the coding sequence ATGTTCGAAGCCGGTCAAGCGATGAAAAGCGACGAAGCGTTTTTCGTGCAGCGCGACTGGCGGGCGGATGGCGGGGCGCGCCGTGTGCGGGTCACGCGCCGCGATATTCTCATCGCCCGACGCTTCAACGGGGTCGACATGAAGATCGCCGTGCCGGTGCCTGCCTATCGGGGCGTGCTGCTCGACGTGGCGGCGGGCGAGGCGGGCGCGCCCTGTTACCGTCTGCTGCTGGCGCATCGCGACCGCGACCTCGACGTGGTGCTCGGTGAGACAGGGGACAGCACGGCCGCCGCCGCCGACTGGAAATATTGGGCCGCCTGGCTCGATCTGCCGCGCCTCGCCGCAGAGAACGGCGACTTTGCGGAGGTCGACGCCCCGGTTTGCGGAGCGGCCGCGCCGGGGCGGCGCGGCGGCTCCTCCGTTCGCCGGAGGCGCCCCCGTTTTCTCGCCCTTCGCCGGAGCGGGGACGCCCGCCGCTTGGCGGAGGTCTTCGCCGGCGAGCGCGAGATCATCTGTTACGAGTGA
- a CDS encoding 3-deoxy-D-manno-octulosonic acid transferase, whose translation MPLLKLYRLATIALTPLAGAALNWRASRGKEDPARLDERLGLPSRERPPGRLVWLHGASLGETLSLLPLVERFIQRGAEVLVTSGTVSSARLLTARLPAGSFHQYLPLDAPGFVDLFLDYWRPDIAIFAESELWPNMVTALHGRGIALVLANARISRQSAERWRRLPGAARKLFGSIDLCLAQDSENAARLIALGAPCVRVAGNLKYDVPPPPADAARLAEFSGAVGARPVWAAVSTHDGEEEIILAAHAEVARKIPSILTVIVPRHRERGAAIAELAAARGLAVGLRTRDGEPRRDIGVYVADTVGELGLVFRSAGVVFMGKSFTPGGGQNPIEPAKLGCAVLFGPHVDNFSEVYGELAAAKAAARVNDAEALARAVHYLLADPARMRRMGRAGAETVEKLGGAARGIIAAVEPFLAQVAIAGR comes from the coding sequence ATGCCGCTTCTGAAGCTCTATCGACTGGCGACGATCGCCTTGACGCCCCTTGCCGGCGCCGCGCTCAACTGGCGCGCGTCGCGGGGCAAGGAAGACCCGGCCCGGCTGGACGAGCGCCTGGGGCTTCCCTCCCGGGAGCGGCCGCCGGGCCGACTCGTCTGGCTGCATGGCGCGAGCCTCGGCGAGACGCTCTCCCTGCTGCCGCTTGTGGAGCGCTTCATCCAGCGCGGCGCGGAAGTGCTCGTGACCAGCGGCACGGTCTCCTCCGCGCGCCTTTTGACGGCCAGGCTGCCCGCGGGCTCGTTCCATCAATATCTTCCCCTCGACGCCCCCGGATTCGTCGATCTGTTCCTCGATTACTGGCGGCCGGACATCGCCATTTTCGCGGAATCAGAGCTGTGGCCGAATATGGTGACGGCGCTGCACGGACGCGGAATCGCCCTCGTTCTCGCCAACGCCCGAATCTCCCGCCAATCCGCGGAGCGCTGGCGGCGGCTGCCGGGCGCCGCCCGCAAGCTGTTTGGCTCCATTGATCTTTGCCTGGCCCAGGACTCCGAAAATGCGGCGCGCCTCATTGCGCTCGGCGCGCCCTGCGTGCGCGTCGCCGGCAATCTCAAATATGACGTGCCCCCGCCTCCGGCCGACGCCGCCCGGCTGGCCGAATTCAGCGGCGCGGTCGGCGCCCGCCCCGTATGGGCCGCCGTCTCGACCCATGACGGGGAGGAGGAGATCATCCTCGCCGCCCATGCCGAGGTCGCCCGCAAGATCCCCTCGATTCTGACCGTCATCGTCCCGCGTCATCGCGAGCGGGGCGCGGCGATCGCGGAACTGGCGGCGGCGCGCGGTCTGGCCGTCGGCCTGCGCACGCGCGACGGCGAGCCTCGCCGCGACATCGGCGTCTATGTGGCCGATACGGTTGGGGAACTCGGCCTCGTCTTCCGCAGCGCCGGCGTCGTCTTCATGGGCAAGTCGTTCACGCCGGGCGGGGGGCAGAATCCGATCGAGCCCGCGAAGCTCGGCTGCGCCGTTCTGTTCGGACCGCATGTCGACAATTTCAGCGAGGTCTATGGTGAACTCGCCGCCGCCAAGGCGGCCGCGCGCGTCAATGACGCGGAGGCGCTGGCGCGGGCGGTTCATTATCTCCTCGCCGATCCGGCCCGCATGCGGCGCATGGGCCGCGCCGGCGCCGAGACGGTCGAGAAACTCGGCGGCGCCGCGAGAGGCATCATCGCGGCCGTGGAGCCCTTCCTCGCCCAGGTCGCCATCGCGGGACGATGA
- a CDS encoding MarR family transcriptional regulator, producing MQLTREKYRLIQYHFVQFFAEHLSDASKAFDGDLQEMLVLAVIGQVALQADGQGRGNASISASRLSDVTGVPRQTVRRKLESLKDRGWIEKVEDAGWRLLVEQDQAAPAQVDLLELDARGMERIIKLVRTLGPYV from the coding sequence ATGCAACTTACACGCGAAAAATACCGGCTCATTCAGTATCACTTCGTGCAATTCTTCGCCGAGCATCTGTCTGACGCCTCGAAAGCCTTCGACGGGGATCTTCAGGAGATGCTGGTGCTGGCCGTCATTGGCCAGGTGGCTTTACAGGCCGACGGGCAGGGCCGAGGGAATGCGTCGATCAGCGCCTCCCGCCTCTCCGACGTGACCGGCGTTCCGCGGCAGACCGTGCGCAGAAAACTGGAATCGCTCAAGGACCGGGGATGGATCGAGAAGGTCGAGGACGCCGGGTGGCGTCTGCTCGTCGAGCAGGACCAGGCCGCGCCGGCGCAGGTCGATCTTCTCGAGCTCGACGCCAGAGGCATGGAGCGCATCATCAAACTCGTCAGAACGCTCGGCCCGTATGTTTGA
- a CDS encoding CobW family GTP-binding protein: MTDKIPVTVITGYLGAGKTTLLNRILTEEHGRRYAVIVNEFGEIGIDNDLVVGADEEVFEMNNGCICCTVRGDLIRIIEGLMRRRGKFDAIIVETTGLADPAPVAQTFFVDADVKDAARLDAVVTLADAKWLSHRLKDAPEAKTQIAFADVIILNKTDLVTPQELEEIEARIRGINPYATLHRAVKADVPLKAVLERNAFDLDRILKIEPNFLEPEEHDHEHAHHAHDHGHDHAHHHEHEHHHEHDHACGPGCGHDLHDHHDHHAHGHDHDAHGHLKAIHDTEMQSLSLRHKGEVDPERFLPWLNDLVQREGPDILRCKGIVAFKNEPRRFVFQGVHMILDGDLQREWRENEARESRLVFIGRKLKEDAIRKGFEEAVA, translated from the coding sequence GTGACCGATAAAATTCCCGTGACCGTCATCACCGGCTATCTCGGCGCCGGCAAGACGACTCTCCTCAACCGCATTCTCACCGAGGAGCACGGCCGCCGTTACGCCGTCATCGTCAATGAATTCGGCGAAATCGGCATCGACAACGACCTCGTCGTCGGCGCCGACGAGGAAGTCTTCGAGATGAACAACGGCTGCATCTGCTGCACCGTTCGCGGCGACCTCATTCGCATCATCGAGGGGCTGATGCGCCGGCGGGGCAAGTTCGACGCCATCATCGTCGAGACCACCGGTCTCGCCGATCCGGCCCCCGTCGCCCAGACTTTCTTCGTCGACGCCGACGTGAAGGACGCCGCGAGACTCGACGCCGTGGTGACCCTCGCCGACGCCAAATGGCTGAGCCACCGTTTGAAGGACGCGCCCGAGGCGAAGACGCAGATCGCCTTCGCCGACGTCATCATCCTCAACAAGACGGACCTCGTCACGCCGCAAGAGCTCGAGGAAATCGAGGCGCGCATTCGCGGCATCAACCCCTACGCCACGCTGCACCGGGCCGTGAAGGCCGATGTGCCGCTGAAAGCGGTGCTCGAGCGCAACGCCTTCGATCTCGACCGTATCCTGAAGATCGAGCCGAATTTTCTCGAGCCGGAAGAACACGATCACGAGCACGCGCATCACGCTCATGACCACGGCCACGATCATGCCCATCATCATGAGCACGAGCATCATCACGAGCACGATCACGCCTGCGGCCCCGGCTGCGGCCATGATCTTCACGACCATCATGATCATCACGCGCATGGCCACGACCACGACGCCCACGGCCATCTGAAGGCGATCCACGACACGGAGATGCAGTCGCTCTCCCTTCGCCATAAAGGCGAGGTCGATCCCGAGCGGTTCCTGCCCTGGCTCAATGACCTCGTTCAGCGCGAGGGGCCGGACATTCTGCGCTGCAAGGGCATCGTCGCCTTCAAGAACGAGCCGCGACGCTTCGTCTTCCAGGGCGTGCACATGATTCTCGACGGAGACCTTCAACGCGAGTGGCGCGAGAACGAGGCGCGCGAGTCGCGCCTCGTCTTCATCGGGCGCAAGCTGAAGGAGGACGCGATCCGCAAGGGGTTCGAAGAGGCGGTCGCCTGA
- a CDS encoding DUF2093 domain-containing protein, with amino-acid sequence MNRYERTPQPAGEAEVEYLDGEYRVRKPGAYVRCAVTGEPIPLEDLRYWNVDLQEPYSGPHAKLMKLGLKKPD; translated from the coding sequence ATGAACCGTTACGAACGCACCCCCCAACCGGCTGGCGAGGCCGAGGTCGAATATCTCGACGGCGAATATCGCGTTCGCAAACCGGGCGCCTATGTGCGCTGCGCGGTCACCGGCGAACCGATCCCGCTCGAGGATCTGCGCTACTGGAACGTCGATCTGCAGGAGCCGTACAGCGGCCCGCACGCCAAGCTGATGAAGCTCGGGCTCAAGAAACCCGACTGA
- a CDS encoding DUF4170 domain-containing protein produces MTKHATPPKQEKQLLHLVFGGELETLDGVSFRDPSKLDIVGIYPDNDSALAAWKAKAQSTVDNAHMRYFVVHLYKLLDPDHDKL; encoded by the coding sequence ATGACAAAGCACGCGACGCCCCCGAAACAGGAAAAGCAGTTGCTGCATCTCGTCTTCGGCGGCGAGCTCGAGACGCTCGACGGCGTGTCCTTCCGCGACCCGTCGAAGCTCGACATCGTCGGCATCTATCCCGACAACGACAGCGCCCTCGCCGCCTGGAAAGCCAAGGCGCAGTCGACCGTGGACAATGCCCATATGCGCTATTTCGTCGTGCATCTCTACAAGCTGCTGGACCCGGATCACGACAAGCTCTGA
- the lpxK gene encoding tetraacyldisaccharide 4'-kinase, which yields MSLPRAPAFWRDDGVAARLLAPLGALTGALAQRRLRRESPRPALPAIVVGGLTAGGDGKTPTAIALARLLVAEGERPALLTRGYGRRDARASPFAVDATASPDRTGDEALLLARHGLTIVGADRATSAKLARDMGATALILDDGFHSRRIAPDFSFLVVDSHYGAGNGRCAPAGPLRAPLAAQFAAADALIVIGDGAAAAALMATAEKPAFWARLRAQPAAQTWSGRRVVAFAGIGRPEKFFRTLENVGAELVARRAFPDHHRFSARDLEQLATLARRHEARLVTTEKDVVRLPEGATEVDVLPVRLVFDDADAVAAALAARLSAARLSRVS from the coding sequence ATGAGCCTGCCGCGCGCGCCCGCCTTCTGGCGTGACGACGGCGTGGCCGCGCGTCTGCTGGCGCCGCTCGGCGCGCTCACGGGCGCCCTTGCGCAACGGCGGCTGCGACGCGAATCGCCGCGCCCCGCCCTGCCTGCGATCGTGGTTGGCGGGCTGACGGCGGGTGGCGACGGCAAGACGCCGACGGCGATTGCGCTCGCGAGGCTGCTTGTCGCAGAGGGAGAGCGCCCGGCTCTTCTGACGCGCGGCTATGGGCGGCGCGACGCCCGCGCGAGCCCCTTCGCCGTCGACGCGACGGCCAGTCCCGACAGGACGGGCGACGAGGCGCTGCTGCTCGCGCGCCATGGGCTGACCATCGTCGGGGCGGACCGGGCGACGAGCGCCAAACTCGCGCGGGACATGGGCGCGACCGCGCTGATCCTCGACGACGGCTTCCACAGCCGGCGCATCGCGCCGGATTTCTCTTTCCTCGTCGTCGATTCGCACTATGGCGCGGGTAATGGCCGCTGCGCGCCGGCCGGGCCGCTGCGCGCGCCGCTCGCGGCCCAATTCGCAGCCGCCGACGCGCTGATCGTCATCGGCGACGGTGCGGCCGCCGCAGCCCTCATGGCGACGGCTGAAAAACCGGCGTTCTGGGCAAGGCTGCGCGCGCAGCCCGCCGCGCAGACATGGAGCGGCCGGCGCGTCGTGGCCTTCGCCGGGATCGGCCGGCCGGAGAAATTCTTCCGCACGCTCGAGAATGTCGGCGCCGAACTCGTCGCCCGGCGCGCATTCCCGGACCACCATCGCTTCAGCGCGCGCGATCTGGAGCAGCTCGCCACGCTGGCGCGCCGCCACGAGGCGCGACTCGTCACGACGGAAAAAGACGTTGTCCGCCTGCCCGAGGGCGCGACGGAAGTCGACGTCCTCCCTGTGCGACTCGTCTTCGACGACGCCGACGCCGTGGCTGCGGCGCTCGCCGCAAGGCTCTCCGCGGCGCGGCTCAGTCGGGTTTCTTGA
- a CDS encoding SH3 domain-containing protein, translating to MATKRVAKFAGLCSYPAASAEKRRYRDRNVMKNKVLTLVGACAAVFAVGAGEAAAHSMVSPATVRSGPGIQWPTIARIPAGVDVNVSGCYSGWGGGWCAVQWKKVKGYVQVGALAPSGANDVIVAPIVTTDIVNLRKGPGTNWPSLAVIPSGTQVDVAYCSQGWLYGWCKVRYEGQTGFVNGLILQRQNAPYGTTFY from the coding sequence ATGGCCACCAAGCGAGTGGCCAAGTTTGCGGGCCTGTGCTCCTATCCCGCCGCATCGGCTGAGAAACGCCGTTACAGGGACAGAAACGTCATGAAGAACAAAGTTTTGACTCTTGTCGGCGCTTGCGCGGCGGTTTTCGCCGTCGGCGCCGGAGAGGCCGCCGCCCATTCCATGGTCAGTCCGGCGACCGTTCGGTCCGGCCCCGGCATCCAGTGGCCGACCATCGCCCGTATCCCCGCCGGCGTCGATGTCAATGTCTCCGGCTGCTACTCGGGATGGGGGGGCGGCTGGTGCGCCGTCCAGTGGAAGAAGGTGAAGGGCTATGTGCAGGTCGGCGCGCTTGCGCCGTCGGGCGCCAACGACGTCATCGTCGCGCCGATCGTCACCACTGACATCGTCAATCTGCGCAAGGGGCCGGGAACCAACTGGCCCTCGCTGGCGGTGATTCCCTCGGGAACGCAGGTCGACGTCGCCTATTGCTCCCAGGGCTGGCTCTACGGCTGGTGCAAGGTGCGCTACGAGGGTCAGACCGGCTTCGTGAACGGCCTCATCCTTCAGCGCCAGAACGCGCCCTACGGCACGACCTTCTATTGA
- a CDS encoding YqhA family protein has translation MLKRLLEHYLFLSRWLLAPFFVMLTLGLLALMVNAARHLVGILFSIGSASEDRIILELLGLIDLTLTGALVMIVTISVYENFVSGVPATRREGWPNWMGGIDFTQLKLKLLSTIVAISAIKLLEVFMDVPKFEAVELTYYIAIHLTFVLSTFLFAFSDRVTISGQIEKKATPLEEPHAKGDAAGGQ, from the coding sequence ATGCTGAAGCGTTTGCTGGAGCATTATCTGTTCCTGTCGCGCTGGCTGCTCGCGCCCTTCTTCGTCATGCTGACTCTGGGGCTTCTCGCCCTCATGGTGAACGCGGCGCGTCACCTCGTCGGGATTCTCTTCTCCATCGGCTCCGCCAGCGAAGACAGGATCATTCTCGAGCTTTTGGGGCTCATCGACCTCACGCTTACCGGCGCGCTGGTGATGATCGTCACCATCTCGGTTTACGAGAATTTCGTCTCCGGCGTGCCGGCGACGCGGCGCGAAGGCTGGCCGAACTGGATGGGCGGGATAGACTTCACGCAGCTCAAGCTGAAGCTCCTCTCGACCATCGTCGCGATTTCGGCGATCAAGCTGCTCGAAGTCTTCATGGACGTGCCGAAATTCGAAGCGGTCGAGCTCACCTATTACATCGCCATCCACCTGACCTTCGTCCTATCGACCTTTCTCTTCGCCTTCTCCGACCGCGTCACCATTTCGGGCCAGATCGAGAAGAAGGCGACGCCGCTCGAGGAGCCGCATGCGAAAGGCGACGCGGCGGGTGGCCAGTGA
- a CDS encoding HdeD family acid-resistance protein: MTLNDFTLSLPDHETLKKNWGWTVAFGALLAIAGGFALSTVVLTTAATVLFVGFAMIIGGFAEVLHGFAMRSWKHFFWMLVMGGFYILAGALVVRNPMLAASFLTLLIGASLMASGIVRTYVSVQLPSGGAKGFLIFSSILTLVVGTLIIAQWPSSSLWVIGTFLGADLFFSGMGWVGLGLAMRKA, from the coding sequence GTGACTTTGAACGATTTTACCTTGTCGCTTCCGGACCACGAAACGCTCAAGAAGAATTGGGGATGGACGGTCGCGTTCGGCGCGCTGCTCGCCATCGCCGGCGGCTTCGCGCTGAGCACCGTCGTGCTGACGACCGCCGCGACCGTTCTCTTTGTGGGCTTCGCGATGATCATCGGCGGCTTCGCGGAAGTCTTGCACGGTTTCGCCATGCGCAGCTGGAAGCATTTCTTCTGGATGCTCGTCATGGGCGGCTTTTATATTCTGGCTGGCGCGCTCGTCGTCCGTAATCCGATGCTCGCGGCGAGCTTCCTCACCTTGCTGATCGGGGCGAGCCTCATGGCCTCCGGCATCGTGCGCACCTATGTCTCGGTGCAATTGCCGAGCGGCGGCGCGAAGGGCTTTCTGATCTTCTCCTCGATCCTCACGCTTGTCGTCGGCACGCTGATCATCGCGCAGTGGCCGAGCTCCAGCCTCTGGGTGATCGGAACCTTCCTCGGCGCCGATCTCTTCTTCTCCGGCATGGGCTGGGTCGGTCTCGGCCTCGCCATGCGCAAGGCTTGA